Proteins co-encoded in one Aerosakkonema funiforme FACHB-1375 genomic window:
- a CDS encoding type I restriction endonuclease, whose amino-acid sequence MNRSPKNTVNRTRDPVPSWLKSSKTIEPSVERILTWFEVLGYTVLLQSDIVSGRHQAILRSYCNGILSDRFCQAMQRINPDVSPQEIENLLYELTANRSIPIMQQNRQWHLQLLDGIKINSSGTDRSKPITLQLLDFSNLLNNDWLAIYSFPVIEGDYQHCLDLVVFINGLPLAVFHGVHTGEKSWSLRAACLQLQEYQAHLPKFFSFNELLVLSNGTQSRIGTLTSQWKQFIPIRSVNGEDIPFSGHGEIETLIGGIFDKRRFFEIMQHFLVFRQSRTKLTKKLRSHSFCTINIPKSKNFTSLTCDAGRICHFSKHH is encoded by the coding sequence ATGAATCGATCGCCCAAAAACACAGTCAATCGCACTAGAGATCCTGTCCCTTCGTGGCTGAAGTCCTCTAAGACTATTGAACCGAGTGTAGAACGTATTCTAACCTGGTTCGAGGTGTTAGGCTATACTGTTTTGTTGCAATCAGATATTGTTTCTGGACGACATCAGGCAATTTTGCGAAGTTATTGCAACGGCATCCTGAGCGATCGCTTTTGTCAAGCAATGCAGCGAATCAACCCGGATGTCTCACCTCAGGAGATAGAAAATCTCCTTTATGAATTAACAGCAAATCGTTCCATACCGATAATGCAACAAAACCGTCAATGGCATCTGCAATTATTGGATGGTATAAAAATCAACTCTTCAGGAACCGATCGCAGTAAACCGATAACCTTGCAATTGTTAGATTTTTCCAATCTCCTGAACAACGATTGGTTAGCGATCTACTCTTTTCCTGTAATTGAAGGAGACTATCAGCATTGCCTGGATCTGGTTGTCTTTATTAATGGATTACCACTAGCAGTATTTCATGGTGTTCATACAGGTGAAAAATCATGGTCACTGCGAGCAGCTTGTTTACAACTTCAAGAGTATCAAGCTCACCTACCCAAATTTTTTTCGTTCAATGAGTTGCTGGTGCTTTCCAATGGAACGCAATCTCGTATTGGTACACTCACCAGCCAATGGAAACAGTTTATTCCCATTCGATCAGTTAACGGAGAAGATATTCCTTTCTCAGGACATGGTGAAATAGAAACCTTAATAGGAGGTATTTTCGATAAGCGTCGTTTTTTTGAAATTATGCAGCATTTTCTTGTATTTCGACAAAGCCGGACAAAGTTAACCAAGAAATTACGTTCTCATTCATTTTGTACAATTAATATTCCCAAGTCAAAGAATTTTACTAGCTTAACCTGCGATGCAGGACGAATTTGTCACTTTTCTAAACATCATTGA
- a CDS encoding ArsC/Spx/MgsR family protein, whose amino-acid sequence MTTVIFYEKPGCINNKKQKALLSAAGHIVEAYNLLTQSWTVETLRPFFGNLPVTEWFNYTAPSIKSGKIVPALLDAETALNLMLEDPLLIRRPLIQVGERREVGFDSNKIAAWIGLEAIDKSYQVVRDNLIQQDLQTCPNSNQPHPTPCKVVE is encoded by the coding sequence ATGACAACTGTTATCTTTTATGAAAAACCAGGCTGTATCAACAACAAAAAGCAAAAAGCATTGTTGTCAGCGGCAGGACATATCGTTGAAGCTTATAATTTGTTGACTCAATCCTGGACTGTTGAAACACTAAGGCCATTTTTTGGGAATTTGCCAGTTACAGAATGGTTTAATTACACTGCACCTTCAATTAAATCAGGGAAGATTGTTCCCGCGCTATTGGATGCAGAAACTGCCTTAAATTTGATGCTCGAAGACCCTCTATTGATTCGTCGTCCCCTCATACAAGTTGGCGAGCGCCGGGAAGTTGGCTTTGACAGTAATAAAATTGCAGCCTGGATTGGGTTAGAAGCAATAGATAAGTCTTACCAGGTTGTTCGAGATAACTTAATCCAGCAAGATTTACAAACTTGTCCCAACAGCAATCAGCCACATCCTACCCCTTGTAAAGTTGTTGAATAA
- a CDS encoding cupin domain-containing protein has translation MVTSTTKLVGFATQLRDLIEYGDSGVRRQIVTKDEKRQAILVCLKAGTVLNSHTSSHDGFITVIEGQGVFTLEGQEIALEPGVFVAMPANAVHSVNAIANLAFLKIVDRHDDCQEHP, from the coding sequence ATGGTTACTTCCACAACAAAACTGGTTGGATTCGCTACTCAACTGCGCGATCTAATTGAATATGGAGACTCAGGAGTACGCCGCCAGATCGTTACTAAAGACGAAAAACGCCAAGCAATCTTAGTCTGCTTAAAAGCAGGAACTGTTTTAAACAGCCATACTTCGTCCCATGATGGATTTATTACCGTCATTGAAGGACAAGGAGTTTTCACATTGGAAGGACAAGAAATCGCGCTAGAGCCGGGTGTGTTTGTTGCCATGCCTGCCAACGCGGTTCATTCCGTGAATGCGATCGCTAATTTAGCCTTCTTAAAAATAGTCGATCGCCATGACGATTGTCAGGAACATCCTTAA